DNA sequence from the Pseudoglutamicibacter cumminsii genome:
GAGGCCCAGTGCCCGATTGACATGTCGATGGTCGTGAAGCCGAGCGGTACCACGAAGTGCGAGTCACGCACGGCGTAGTACCAGTCCTGTAGCGGGGTGTTCGCCACGGTGACTGCCGCGATCGCGGCGATGATCAGCAGGATGCCGCCGATCGAGTCGGAGCGCAGAATGTTGCCTACACGGTGGCTGAACTTTGATTGTCCTGCGCGTGCCGGCGTGGTATTGAAGTGCGTCAGGTCGTCGAAGGGGACGTGATAAACCTGTCCGTCATCGGGGTGCTGGATCGCGACGGTGTCTTCGCGAGGTTCCGTGAGCAGGAGGGGCTTGTTCTCTCCCGCGTTTTCCTCGTCTACGTTGTTCGTGCCGGTGTCAGCGGCGCTAGCTGTATCCAGGTTGTCTGGAGTTTTCAGATCATCCGCTGCGGCATCGTTGTTTTCTGGTTGCTTCAAGGAACTCTCCTGCTTATGTGTTTCCATTGCCGACCAGACTTCCCGGCGCACCAAGGCACCATCCTAACGAAATTTTGATTCGTTAGGCGGTGCCGCACGGGCCATGACGCGTTTTACTGCGAAATGTGGGCGCTGATGGCGTTAGCGCGGACTGTGAGGATCTTTGCGACGAGCGGTTCGGCTTGTTGCGCGATCTTGGGGCCGAGGAACGGGATCGAGCTTGTGACTTCGCCCGTGATACCCATCGTGGTCGAGCCGTTTTCAGCCGTGAGCTTCTCAATTCCTGCGAAGGCCACGGGTACGCCCGAGACACGGGCGGTGAGCTCTGCTTGGGCGGCGTCTGCGCCCGATGTGTGGCTCCAGTTTTCGGTGATGGTTACGTTGAGGCCGTTCTTGATGAACTTTTTGACGGCGGCGGGCAGCTGTTCGGCAGGGACACCGACGGTCATGGCCACGGTGGGGGAGTCAGCTTCGCCTGTGACGCTGTGGTCGATCAGGGTGCCTTTCGCCTTCGCCGCGAGTGCTTTGGCTACGTCGCGGGAAGCTGCGGCGGCGATGATGTCGGTGATCGGGGCGTTGATGCTCGTTGTGGAGGACAAAGCCATGGGGGTGGTCTCGCTCTCAGCTCTAGGTGGATGGCGGCGCGGCACCGATAGGATGTTGGGTGCAGTTAATAGTACGTGCAGTCACTGTTGTGAGTGGCTGGAATCGATTGATCCCTTGTGGAAGTCCCCAGTGGGATGAGGAAGGCGCCGCATGTCCTTGAACGGTCTGCTCACCGCGTTGGCGAAGGACCCTGCTTTTGAGCGGATCCGGGTTTCTGCTGAGCGTGGACCGGACGTTGCGGATGAGAAGGAGATCGCGGCGCCGGA
Encoded proteins:
- a CDS encoding DUF2505 domain-containing protein — protein: MALSSTTSINAPITDIIAAAASRDVAKALAAKAKGTLIDHSVTGEADSPTVAMTVGVPAEQLPAAVKKFIKNGLNVTITENWSHTSGADAAQAELTARVSGVPVAFAGIEKLTAENGSTTMGITGEVTSSIPFLGPKIAQQAEPLVAKILTVRANAISAHISQ